From a single Streptomyces liliifuscus genomic region:
- the ilvN gene encoding acetolactate synthase small subunit — MSKHTLSVLVENKPGVLARITALFSRRGFNIDSLAVGVTEHPDISRITIVVNVIEELPLEQVTKQLNKLVNVLKIVELEPSAAVQRELVLVKVRADNETRSQIVEIVQLFRAKTVDVSPEAVTIEATGGSEKLEAMLKMLEPFGIKELVQSGTIAIGRGARSITDRSLRALDRSA, encoded by the coding sequence ATGTCCAAGCACACGCTCTCCGTCCTGGTGGAGAACAAGCCCGGTGTCCTCGCCCGGATCACCGCCCTGTTCTCCCGACGCGGCTTCAACATCGACTCGCTCGCCGTCGGCGTCACCGAGCACCCCGACATCTCGCGCATCACGATCGTGGTGAACGTGATCGAGGAACTGCCGCTCGAACAGGTCACCAAGCAGCTCAACAAGCTCGTCAACGTCCTGAAGATCGTCGAGCTGGAGCCGTCCGCGGCCGTTCAGCGCGAACTCGTTCTGGTGAAGGTGCGCGCCGACAACGAGACGCGCTCCCAGATCGTCGAGATCGTCCAGCTGTTCCGCGCCAAGACCGTGGACGTCTCCCCGGAGGCCGTCACCATCGAGGCCACCGGCGGCAGCGAGAAGCTGGAGGCCATGCTCAAGATGCTGGAGCCGTTCGGCATCAAGGAGCTCGTCCAGTCCGGCACGATCGCCATCGGCCGCGGCGCCCGGTCGATCACCGACCGCTCGCTGCGCGCCCTCGACCGGTCCGCGTAG